A genome region from Rissa tridactyla isolate bRisTri1 chromosome 18, bRisTri1.patW.cur.20221130, whole genome shotgun sequence includes the following:
- the THEMIS2 gene encoding protein THEMIS2 — MAMEPLSFQEYICSLDPATLPRILRICSGVYFQGSVYEISGNECCLSTGDLLKVMAVALQKVICEDTVTGRTKELPPTFKGFFQPAPAPGSNPTLQTPFLGGGQWGLTLHQALGRCNGQPQPLLCPAIGPHTLLLHPVYEVQAAMHLRRDVVKIPSTLEVDVEDVTEEAQHVHFARPLLLSEVLRMEEALPAQAEILEGPGGPTIFESAWVSRLQRGQRLHLHGRSPAWRVLASAPSSGRHFLLSSAYQGRFRRRPRQFTGVQELAAGLRPGQRLHVVVTQDCEGRGDDVPPLGVGDRLEAQRLQGSGPGTRLLCHRHGGEEEDGEELLLPLDLGGGFVEEMCDGKKYGLAELLDQQPLPCEVRVVAADPGLERDALGALPALRLEARLDQPFLVGSFCQEPEEGFEIPPRWLDFSLLLSEGSVRSPAPCTLRCRVEELTEAFYYRLLAQLPGSAAPPPPRPPKRTQQGMSPGRRHPTAPRSLTAGACPAPPLPPLPALPQPSTSKQYGRRRAPRDAGTDSDNGEHDYETVDDDIQKTIRKMQAVFPF, encoded by the exons ATGGCCATGGAGCCCCTCTCCTTCCAGGAATACATCTGCTCCCTGGACCCCGCCACCCTGCCCCGCATCCTCAGGATTTGCTCCGGTGTCTACTTCCAAG GGTCCGTGTACGAGATTTCGGGCAACGAATGCTGTTTGTCAACGGGCGACCTGCTGAAAGTCATGGCCGTGGCACTGCAGAAGGTCATTTGTGAGGACACGGTGACAGGGCGGACAAAAGAGCTGCCGCCAACGTTTAAGG GTTttttccagcctgccccagccccagggtcgAACCCGACACTGCAGACACCGTTCCTGGGTGGCGGGCAGTGGGGCCTGACGCTGCACCAGGCGCTGGGGAGGTGCAACGGGCAGCCGCAGCCCCTGCTGTGCCCCGCCATCGGCCCCCACACCCTGCTCCTGCACCCCGTCTACGAGGTGCAGGCCGCCATGCACC TGCGTCGGGACGTGGTGAAGATCCCCTCCACGCTGGAGGTGGACGTGGAGGACGTCACGGAGGAGGCGCAGCACGTCCACTTCGCCCGGCCGCTGCTGCTGAGCGAGGTGCTGAGGATGGAGGAGGCGCTGCCGGCCCAGGCTGAGATCCTGGAGGGTCCGGGTGGCCCCACCATCTTTGAGAGCGCCTGGGTTTCGCGGCTGCAGCGGGGGCAGCGGCTGCATCTCCACGGCCGTTCTCCTGCCTGGCGGGTCCTGGCCTCGGCCCCCAGCAGTGGCCGccatttcctcctctccagcGCCTACCAGGGCCGGTTCCGCCGGCGGCCCCGGCAGTTCACAGGGGTGCAAGAGCTGGCGGCCGGCCTGCGTCCCGGCCAGCGGCTGCACGTGGTGGTGACGCAGGACTGCGAGGGCCGGGGGGACGACGTGCCTCCGCTCGGCGTGGGCGACCGGCTGGAGGCCCAGAGGCTGCAGGGGAGTGGCCCTGGCACCCGGCTGCTCTGCCACCGccacggcggggaggaggaggatggcgaagagctgctgctgccgctggaCCTGGGGGGTGGCTTCGTGGAGGAGATGTGTGACGGCAAGAAGTACGGGCTGGCGGAGCTGCTGGATCAGCAGCCGCTGCCCTGCGAGGTCCGGGTGGTGGCCGCCGACCCGGGGCTGGAGCGGGACGCGCTGggcgccctgcccgccctgcgGCTGGAGGCCCGCCTGGACCAGCCCTTCCTGGTCGGCAGCTTCTGCCAGGAGCCGGAGGAGGGCTTCGAGATCCCGCCGCGGTGGCTGGACTTCTCCCTCCTGCTGAGCGAGGGGTCCGTCCGCTCCCCGGCCCCCTGCACCCTCCGATGTCGGGTGGAGGAGCTGACTGAGGCCTTCTACTACCGGCTGCTGGCCCAGCTGCCCGGCAGCGCAGCCCCGCCACCCCCACGGCCCCCCAAGCGGACACAGCAGGGGATGAGCCCTGGGAGACGTCACCCTACAGCCCCCAGATCCCTGACGGCAGGCGCCTGCCCGGCTCCTCCACTGCcaccgctcccagccctgccccagccgaGCACCTCCAAACAGTATGGCCGGCGGAGAGCCCCCAGGGATGCAG GCACAGACAGCGACAACGGTGAACACGATTACGAAACTGTGGATGATGACATTCAAAAGACAATTCGCAAAATGCAGGCAGTTTTCCCCTTCTAG